The DNA window ATTAgaaagaaggaaagaaaaaaatccttaaaattatacaaattttcaaaatatgtgGTACCTAGTTAATATACAGTCTGTTATCCCAACCCCAACACAGTACTTTCACAACTTAATTGATCTTTCTTGAGAAAATGGATTTTAGAATCATGATGTATTGTGCTGCTGCAACACTAGTACTGGTATATGCTGTGGATTCTGCTTCTAGTTCCTCTATACCAACATCAAGATGCCTCTCACACCAAAGTTCTGCTTTGTTACAACTAAAGCAAGATTTTGCTTTTAACAACTCCAGTTTCACTGATTCTTGTTCTTTGTCTAACCAAAAGATGAAGTCTTGGATTGAAGGTAATGATTGTTGTGATGATTGGGATGGTGTCACATGTAACTTGGAAACAGGACATGTAATAGGGCTTGATCTTAGTAACAGCTGTCTTCAAGGGCCTCTAAGTTCTAATAGCAGCCTCTTTAGTTTGACTCAACTTCAAAGGCTCAACTTTGCTTATAACAACTTCACTCTCTCAACTATACCATCAAGGTTGTTTACTCAGCTTCCTAGGTTAACCCATCTCAACCTATCTTCCTCAAATTTTTATGGGTTTGTCCCATCTGAAATTGCTTTATTGTCAAACTTGATTTCACTAGATCTATCTTCATTTGCGTATTTTGATATTCTTAAAGGAGAAGGGTGTGAATTGTGTGAATCTTTGACTATGAAAACAGTTTCAGAGAACATGACAAAGTTAAGAGAAGTTCATTTGGATGGTGTGAATCTTTCTTCAGTGTCAGTTCTGtccttttcaaaatttgctcaCTTGATATCTTTATCTCTTTATGATTGCAATCTGCATGGTGAATTTCCCATGAACATTTTCCAACTGCCTAATATTCAAGTCATTGTCTTGTCAGATAATGAAAACCTCATTGGTTCTTTTCCTGATTTTCATAATGGAAGTCAACTACAAACCTTGCATCTTTATGGCACAAAGTTTCATGGAAGATTACCAGATTCCATTGGCAACCTTAAGTctttaattgaattaattattgaaAGATGCAATTTCTCAGGGACTATTCCATCTTCTCTTGGGAATCTTTCCCAACTTGAAGTACTTGATCTTGGAGGCAACAATTTCAATGGTGAAGTTCCAGCTACATTGGGAAACCTTTCCCAACTCAAATACCTTGCTCTCGGAGGCAGTAATTTCATTGGTCAACTTCCAGCTACACTGGGTAACCTTTCCCAACTTGAACACTTTAATCTTGTAGGAGAAAACATAAAGGGTCAGCTTCCATCTACATTGCAAAACCTTGCAAAGCTCACTTATCTTCGAATTGTTGATACTGGACTCACTGGTGAACTTCCCTTTTGGATAGGAAACTTTAAACTTCTTGAGTCCTTAACAatttctggaaagtttgaaggTCAAATTCCATCTTCACTGGGAAATCTCAGCCACCTTAGTCTCTTGAAGCTTTATGGTGAAAGTTTTAATGGGATGCTTCCAAAGACAATCACAAACTTAACCCAACTTTCATACTTGATAATTTCAGATACTTCATTGACTGGACCAATTCCTTCATCTCTTTATAGAATGCCTCTTTTGACAGAGATTTGGATAGAAAACAACAAGTTTACAGGTCCTCTAGAGTTCGAAAATGTGTCATCATCACCATTGAGCTATCTATCAATAAAAAACAACCATCTAGATGGACAAATTCCCATTTCTGTTTCCGAATTCCCAAACCTGCTTCAGCTTGAGCTTCAATCAAATAACTTAAGTGGAAAACTTCAGTTGGAAATCTTCCCAGAGAATAGTGAGCTTCAGATCCTTGGTCTTTCAGATAATAATGATTTAGCCATAACTTCATGGAGTACAAATTCAAGTGTACATAAGTTTGACACATTACTATTATCTTCATGCAACATTGGTGAAACTTTTCCAGAGTTCCTAAAAACCCAAGATGAAATAAGATACTTGGATCTTTCCAACAACAAAATCAAAGGTAAGATTCCAAGTTGGTTCCTCAACATAGGAGTTGATACTTTGTCAAACTTGATTCTTTCTAACAACTCATTCACTGGTTGGGAAAGAGCTCAACTTATTACTCTTCCTTGGAAAAATTTGAGATTGCTAGATCTGCGTTTGAACAGCTTGGAAGGCTCGCTTATTGTCCCGCCACCATCCATAACACACTTTTTCATCTCAGAAAACAAATTGGGTGGAGGAATTGATCCATTACTGTTCTGTAACTTAAGTGTTCTTCAAGTTTTAGATGTGTCAAACAATCATTTGAGTGGCACAATCCCACAATGCTTGGTTAACTCTAGTAGCTCACTTCTGGTGTTGGATATGAAACACAACAAGTTTAGTGGGAAAATACCTGAGACTTTTTTGAATGGAAACAGTTTAAAGACATTGGATCTCAGTCACAACCGATTGCGAGGAAAGGTTCCGAAATCTTTGATCAACTGCAGAGCATTGCAAGTTTTGAATCTTGGACACAATGTCATCAATGATGTGTTCCCTTCTTGGCTACAGAATTTACCAGAGTTACAAGTTCTTGTGCTACGTTCCAACAAATTTCATGGTCCAATATGGGATTCTCATCATGATATTGGATTTGTAAAGTTAAGGATTGTTGATCTGTCCATGAATGATTTCAGTGGAAATTTACCATCAGACTACTTTAGCAAATGGAGTGCCATCAATACAGAAATTACTAAAGAAAATAAGTCTGAATTGAAGTACATGGAAGGTGGTGGAGACTACTATAAAGACTCAATTGTTATAGGTAATAATTTCCTTTATATGTTTTAAGATGTGTGTTTTGTCTTACGAGCACATTGCTCGTGTAAGTAGAGATTTATATTACACTTAGTACTAGTAAGCTTTAACCTTATAATGAAATTTTGGTAATTTCCACTTTTTACAGTGCAAAAGGGCTATGAAATTGAATTTGAGAAGATCTTGACTATCTTCACTGCCATTGACTTATCAAACAACAATTTTGATGGAACAATTCCAAGCAGCATAGGTGATCTTCTTGCCATTAAGGTAATCAACCTTTCAAACAACACTTTTGATGGGCTCATACCAACAGTTATAGGGAATTTGAGAGAACTTGAATCATTAGATCTCTCCAACAACAACCTTTTTGGTAGAATCCCTCGAGAATTGGCAACTCTTACATTTCTTTCTTATCTCAATCTTTCTGGGAACAATCTTTCTGGGCCAATTCCAAGTGGTGGGCAATTCAATACTTTTGAAAATTCATCATTTGTGGGAAATGTGGGATTGTGTGATTTTCCTTTGTCAAAGAAATGTGAAGACACAAATGCTGTTGATGAGTATAGCCAGCAATGTGATGAATCTGATGAAAATGGATTTGGTTGGGAGGCAGTGTTGATTGGGTATGGATGTAGTTTTGTTATTGGAGCCATTGGTGGATTTGTGATTATCTCCAAGAAACCAAAGTGGTTGGCAAACATTTTTGGAAGATATCTTCAGTGATTATGTTCAATTCTTATTGTATGGGGATCTTCTGTTTTTAATCTTTTAGTGTATGTATAATATATCTATTTCTTGGTAATTATCTATGTAAAAAATATTGAtggtaaatatataatataaataattttattttat is part of the Cannabis sativa cultivar Pink pepper isolate KNU-18-1 chromosome 5, ASM2916894v1, whole genome shotgun sequence genome and encodes:
- the LOC115718146 gene encoding receptor-like protein 33 gives rise to the protein MDFRIMMYCAAATLVLVYAVDSASSSSIPTSRCLSHQSSALLQLKQDFAFNNSSFTDSCSLSNQKMKSWIEGNDCCDDWDGVTCNLETGHVIGLDLSNSCLQGPLSSNSSLFSLTQLQRLNFAYNNFTLSTIPSRLFTQLPRLTHLNLSSSNFYGFVPSEIALLSNLISLDLSSFAYFDILKGEGCELCESLTMKTVSENMTKLREVHLDGVNLSSVSVLSFSKFAHLISLSLYDCNLHGEFPMNIFQLPNIQVIVLSDNENLIGSFPDFHNGSQLQTLHLYGTKFHGRLPDSIGNLKSLIELIIERCNFSGTIPSSLGNLSQLEVLDLGGNNFNGEVPATLGNLSQLKYLALGGSNFIGQLPATLGNLSQLEHFNLVGENIKGQLPSTLQNLAKLTYLRIVDTGLTGELPFWIGNFKLLESLTISGKFEGQIPSSLGNLSHLSLLKLYGESFNGMLPKTITNLTQLSYLIISDTSLTGPIPSSLYRMPLLTEIWIENNKFTGPLEFENVSSSPLSYLSIKNNHLDGQIPISVSEFPNLLQLELQSNNLSGKLQLEIFPENSELQILGLSDNNDLAITSWSTNSSVHKFDTLLLSSCNIGETFPEFLKTQDEIRYLDLSNNKIKGKIPSWFLNIGVDTLSNLILSNNSFTGWERAQLITLPWKNLRLLDLRLNSLEGSLIVPPPSITHFFISENKLGGGIDPLLFCNLSVLQVLDVSNNHLSGTIPQCLVNSSSSLLVLDMKHNKFSGKIPETFLNGNSLKTLDLSHNRLRGKVPKSLINCRALQVLNLGHNVINDVFPSWLQNLPELQVLVLRSNKFHGPIWDSHHDIGFVKLRIVDLSMNDFSGNLPSDYFSKWSAINTEITKENKSELKYMEGGGDYYKDSIVIVQKGYEIEFEKILTIFTAIDLSNNNFDGTIPSSIGDLLAIKVINLSNNTFDGLIPTVIGNLRELESLDLSNNNLFGRIPRELATLTFLSYLNLSGNNLSGPIPSGGQFNTFENSSFVGNVGLCDFPLSKKCEDTNAVDEYSQQCDESDENGFGWEAVLIGYGCSFVIGAIGGFVIISKKPKWLANIFGRYLQ